The segment TTAGTGTTTCCCGAACAGGAGCCGCAGAGCTGAGGGAGGAGCTGCTCTCTGACCTCCAGTGAGACTATAAGAGAACAGAAGAGACCAACAGCCTCATTCCACAGAGAGACACACGCCGCTCACGGACCACAGACACAGGTAACACACTCACTTCAGTTAACTACAGCAACACTTGTCAGATCCGTAGTTCACAGCTGATCAATGATCTGCTCTATATCAGGTCTAGTTTGTGTTTTGCGTAGGTTAGTTTACTAGGTTTCTGTTCTACGTTCTGGTGCTTAAAGCAGGAAAACTGACATGCTGTTGGTGTGAAATAGTCATGATCAGATGAAGATGTGATTCTCTGAACTTCTGATCAGCGTCTGTTTATAATCAGGCAGATAAAGGAGATCTCGTAAGTCTATTGTGTTAATCAGATTAATGTTCTTAAGCGAGATGAAAATCAGTGTTTGACGTGGATTATGCTGAGATGATAATCTGATCGACGTCTGACACGTCAGGAACATCCAattcaaaaatgcaaaaaaaaattcaatgcaaaaaatgcttttcttacttagcaaaaatctaaaagttcttaaatcgagcaagattttctagacgaccctgctgaaaaaaacacagcatatgctggtcaggtatgttttggtgctgggatgctggttttagctggtttatgcaacatgaccagcttaaaccagctaaaaccagcatcccagcaccaaaacatacgctgtttttttcagcagggaagtgaaaattattttcttgttttccgaAAAACGTATTTTCTcaagagtttttgcttagaacaatccgaataatctgccaatggggtaagcttAAATTTAAATTCATAAAGGGTAAATCATATTGCAAACAGAAAGCAGGATTATTTTacttaccacattggcagattattttgcttgttccaaGATAAAATGCACTAAAGCTTTTTTTCTCAATACAAGatctcatctagaaaatccttcttgattaaagagttttttgatattttggctggaaacgagacaaacaATACTTTGCAGTGTATTTCATAATTGCTGCATGACTGACAGACTGTTGACACCGGCGTGTTCATGAGATAAATCAACACATGCGGATGGCATTAGAGCTGAAGGAGGCTAGTGACGGCGATCGGTGCAAGAGGACGATAATCGAAAGAGAGAGAAATGTTCCAGTTCCAGTGGCATAATCCCATAATCCCAGATTCTGTGACGCACTCAGATCATAAGCGTCGCTCCTGTTGGCTGTGTTTCAGGGAAGCGCAGACATGAACGCTGCTCCTCCTGCAGGAAGTGCTCTGGCGACACCCGGCAGCACCACCGGACCAACCACACCCAAGAAAGGGCCGCCCAAATTCAAGCAGAGACAGACACGCACCTTCAAGAGCAAGGCCCCCAAACCTGGGCAGAAAGGGTAcgaacacacactcactcacatgttgggtttacatgttttatggggatattccataggcgtaatggttgtTATACTGTACAAATTCTGCATGATTTATAACCtgaaaaatgtccccacaaggtcaaactTTACTGGTATttctatccttgtggggacatttgtttCCCATGACATGATAACCACCAGGTGCTCACTTGTGCTTCAGTCATTGAGTCACTTTCTCTCTGGTCTGCAGGTTCGGGGATGACATTCCTGGTATGGAGGGTCTGGGCACAGGTGAGTCACAGCGACACACATGTTCTCACACACATACTCTGTGCTCAGTGTTTGCTAACGCCTGTGTCTCGTCCCGTGACAGACATCACCGTCGTGTGCCCATGGGAGGCGTTCGGAGACATGGAGCTCAGCGATCTGGCCAAATACGGCATCATCTAAACCCCGCCTCCTCCACATCACCGCCTTCAGCCCCGCCCCTCTCATCCCACGGCCCCGCCCCCTTGTACTCGATGTTGTCGTGTGGTTATGATGTGTGATGATGATGGTAAAGGACTGATTTAACACATGGACACTGTCATTATTGATATGAttgctattgttattattattatataatattttatattttgtatatgttGCCATAAGACGACAACTTATCCCCTCCCGCACCCCAGCTGTCAATCAACCTAGTCATCAAGGTTAAGACACGCCCCTAGCTGCGACTCCGCCCTAAACGCTGACCAATGGCAGAAGGTGTTTCTGGCGACATCACTTCCTCTGTCTCATAGAGCCTGTCCCATAAACACATTTATATGATTAAATGTGTCACGTGTGATTTCCGGAGTAGAAATCCAATTAAAGTTTCTATTTTCAGTAACTCTGTTGACTTTATTGCAGTGGAATAAAAGCAAATATCATAACAGGCCGATGAATATCATTAAACAACCATTATGAAAAACACATTACCACACCATCATCAAGAACGATTGATgtgtgtgacacacacacacacacacacacacacacacacacacacacacacacacacacacacacacacacacacacacacacacacacacacagacaggaaGAGTAGAAACAAATCTGATCAGTTCATCATCTGTGTGTCCCTCAGCTCCTCCCATCCACCTACagctgagagagagacagatgacCGACTGACAcaaacactgacacacacacacacagtcagaaACACAAtcagacagacagactgtgatGGACGGAGCCACAGGCTGCAGGTACGACACTTTCCTCTCTAAATACAATCAGTCTCATAGATTATGAATGTGATCAGGTGACTGTAAATCATGTCTGCTGTGTGTGATTGAGGTTTAAAACTCTTTTTTACGCTCTTGCTCAAGAAAAATgtgttttcacacacacacacacacacacacacacacacacacacacacacacacacacacacacacacacacacacacacacacacacacatcagacaCAAAAGCAGCAAATAATatctaaacatttaaaaactaacCCTAACCCAGATGACAAACCTAACAGAGAAATGATGTGAAACGTGAACGAGTGAAGATGATCTCTAGCAGGAAAGACATTTGTTAAAGCAGAAGATAAAATCACTGATAACGGCGTCACAACTGAGCTTTTGTCCTGGAGAGGAAGAGCAACACATCCGTCTTCATCAGCTTCACCAGCAGGACATTTACACACTTACAGTCCAAAAACTACAAACACACAATTACTTGATGTTAAAGACCATAAATGCAAAATGTGTACAAAAATAAAGGATACTTTGATAAATTAAAGCGCTGAAATACATAGAAACACTACTACTGGAACCCTTTGAAGACATTAATATGCTTATTACTCCAAGAAGAATTGAACTGACTAAAAATAACTGAAGAGACtcttataatattacaaaagattgctatttcaaataaacactgtttTGCGAACTTTCTgctcatctgtgaatcctgagaATAGGCaaggtatgataaccttggataaaaatatcacggtttcacggtttcacggtattgtaattactgctcttACAATGCTATATTTACATGtcatgacgttttttttttttttttttttttaacggaacacagtatattttattttaggaaacatatagaacctTTTGTAACAGTGGAAaagaaggcaaaataattaaaataaataattgaatcttcttaattaaattaacttgcagtcacttgtgtgagcctaagcctgcagcttaataataatcaacaaaaataaaattttcaaaaacaaattctTCTAAATGGtaaaaatgcaatcactaatcaaagcaaaaatatgaccagcagtgacagttccaaaaataaacaacCTATTTTTTTGAAGccgtgattttgaaaagatgttaaaggtgcaccgtgtaatatttaagatgatctctagacagaggtgcaataactatgttttcaggggtaaagaccttaatgaaccattatgtttttattaacttagaatcaGCTTGcataaaaacactgacacaatgatgaacaagtaacagtgaTATTCACaaataacatagttttattgaatgattaagtaaatattatTCCTTAaaagattttaatcctgtattgTACTAGATGCTgcaaaaacctacacactgcacctttaacgtgacagaaggcttaaaagcaaagacgtgatttcactttaacttaattgttgtactaatgttcaatcacagaaacgttgctactgccaatacatccacaacatgctgctgtgagcatgtaagaaatactgctgctgcacatataacaTGAAATAACCCATATAGCACACATCAATCAGCCCgaagcagatctatacaggtggagctggggaaggtggaggtgGAGCACGCTGCAACTGCTACAGCAACCACTAGACAtatatttgaatgttgagcagcaagctGATTGGTTAGACCTATCGCActgcaccatctagagtttcatgccaGAATTTGTACTTGAGAAAGAAAATGTAAAcgtatagttattattcttctgagactaaatgatgtttgattaaacaaggttcaggaggagcacgatcagataatcaacccattcggcacaggtgcaacctgtttaaccaatcattcaatcagcgcatcctctatatattaccagccgtcttacctccatccagcgatagtttcttggcatccctcctccacccctactccccacttctaatctgtttcgatcctacactagcagggggagttctctggttccggcctgtattccggcccggaacccttcccccggacagcacgccaaaatatgcttaatgctcgctcaagcagattagatgtaagggcgaactcgtgaaatgtgTCTCCTCCTGGGACTTTAACTCTACAACCACCAAACTcagccagatcttcagactgttCTGAAGTTATTTAACTTTATCTTTTCTAACAATCA is part of the Garra rufa chromosome 1, GarRuf1.0, whole genome shotgun sequence genome and harbors:
- the pde6hb gene encoding retinal cone rhodopsin-sensitive cGMP 3',5'-cyclic phosphodiesterase subunit gamma, producing MNAAPPAGSALATPGSTTGPTTPKKGPPKFKQRQTRTFKSKAPKPGQKGFGDDIPGMEGLGTDITVVCPWEAFGDMELSDLAKYGII